Part of the Vicinamibacteria bacterium genome is shown below.
ACGAGATAAGCGGCCATGGTGAAGGGAGCCCCCGCGAAGCCGATGAGGGGCACCGCCCCCCCGAGCTCGCGCCGGATGAGCCGCACGGCGTCCAGGACAAAGGGGGTGGCCTCCTTGGCGTCGGGGGTGCGGAGCGCCACCACGTCCGCGCGCCCCTTGACCACCCCCAGGATCACGGGGGCGGGCCGGAACTCCACGGGGACGCCCATCCCGGGCAGCGGGATCAGGATGTCCGAGAACAAGATGGCGGCGTCGACGCCCAGGCGCCGCACGGGCTGAAGCGTCAGCTCGCAGGCCAGCTCGGGCGTGCGGCAGGAAGTCAGGAAGTCGTGCTTCGCGCGCAGGGCCTGGTACTCGGGGAGGTAGCGCCCCGCCTGGCGCATGATCCACACCGGGGTGCGCTCCACCGCCTCCCGCCGGCAGGCGCGGAGGAAGAGGGGCGCTCGCGAGGGGGTCGAGCCCGGGCGCGCGGGGGAGGGAGCGGGGACGGTGGCCTCAGGCAAAGGCCACCTCGAGGGAGGCGAGGGCGGCGGCCACGGTTTCCTTTACCTCGGCCTCGCTGTGGGCGGCGGAGAGGAAGTTGGCCTCGAACTGCGAGGGGGCGAGGTAGTGGCCACGGTCGAGCATGGCGTGGAAGAAGCGCCCGTAACGCGCGGTATCCGATCGCGCCGCCACCGACCAGTCCGTCACTTCCTCCGAGTTAAAGAAGAGCGTCCACATCGAGCCCACGCGGGCCAGCCGGCAGGCCCAGCCCCGCTCCGTGATGGCGGCCGCGAGCCCGGCCTCCAGCGCAGCTCCCCGCTCCTCGAGGCGGTGGTAGAGGTGGGGGTCGGCCTCGATCGCACGGAGGGTGGCCAGGCCCGCGCTCATGGCCAGCGGATTCCCGGAGAGGGTGCCCGCCTGGTAGACGGGGCCGGCGGGGGCGATGAGCTCCATGAGGTCGCGGCGTCCGCCGTAGGCGCCCACGGGCAGCCCCCCGCCGATGATCTTGCCCAGGGTGGTGAGGTCGGGGCGCACGCCATAGCGGGCCTGGGCGCCCCCCGGCCCGACGCGGAAGCCGGTCATCACCTCGTCAAAGATGAGGATCGACCCCTGGTCCGTGCACAGCTCGCGCAGCCCCTCCAGGAAACCCGGACGCGGCGCCACCACCCCCATGTTCCCCACCACCGGCTCCACGATGACGGCCGCCACCGCTCCCGGATGCTCCCGGAACCGCCGGTCGACGCTCCCGAGGTCGTTGAAGACCGCGGTCAGGGTGTCGCGGGCGGTGGCCTCCGTGACCCCGGGGCTGTCCGGGGACCCGAAGGTCGCCGCCCCCGAGCCGGCCTTGATGA
Proteins encoded:
- the hemL gene encoding glutamate-1-semialdehyde 2,1-aminomutase, translated to MSPITVATPPKTRESGALFARARTLLPGGVNSPVRAFRAVGGTPLFIARAEGARVWDEDGNVFIDHLGSWGPLILGHSHPAVVGAIRAQAGLGTSFGAPTRLEVEMAETLRHLVPSLEMVRMVNSGTEATLSALRLARGATGRPKLVKFEGCYHGHGDSFLIKAGSGAATFGSPDSPGVTEATARDTLTAVFNDLGSVDRRFREHPGAVAAVIVEPVVGNMGVVAPRPGFLEGLRELCTDQGSILIFDEVMTGFRVGPGGAQARYGVRPDLTTLGKIIGGGLPVGAYGGRRDLMELIAPAGPVYQAGTLSGNPLAMSAGLATLRAIEADPHLYHRLEERGAALEAGLAAAITERGWACRLARVGSMWTLFFNSEEVTDWSVAARSDTARYGRFFHAMLDRGHYLAPSQFEANFLSAAHSEAEVKETVAAALASLEVAFA